CGGCAAACATCAGCTCTCCGACACGGACATCCGTCATCATTCCAATATAATCCAGATTTTCAACGTCAGATACATTCCATCCCGAAATATGACTTATTTTCCCGAAAATCCAGGCAAATGCGGCTGACACCGCCACGCCTCCCACGGTTCCCAGAATGGCACAGACTGTTTTTGTGGTCATGCCATCAATCAAGTACATAACCACAACGGTGGTAAGAATCACCACCAGCGCCGCACAGACAATCGGCGACCATCCCCGGTACACCAGCGGAAGGAACAGAAACACAATGCATACAAACGTAAATATCAGCCCAAGAGCGGACCGGAATCCCTTCCGTCCGCCCAGAAGCCATAGCACAATGAGGAAAAAAAAGACAATTCCATAAAGAATATTTCCCCTGTCATAATTGTAAACGCTGGCACTTATATGATTCCCGCTTTCGCTGAGTATCGCAATTACCTTCAGACCCACGGTACAGTCCGCCCCATAAAGATAGCTTGCCGTACTGGAGGCTTCAAGAACCTCCCCTTTGTGTATCCCGGAACGGATTCTCAGCTTCACAATCTGCTGTCCCACCCGGCTGCCGCTCTCCGTAAGGTTATCCCGGACGATTTCCGTCACCTGTGCTTTCACGAAAGACCGCCCTTCATTATCCATCAGCTCTGTCCGCTCTATCTGATTCAGCTGGTACAGGAGCACAGCAAACAGCAGGATAAAAATACTGACAATCAGTTGTCTTGTATACCGTTTCACAGGAAGCTTCCTCCTCAGACGCCCTTCGTAATCGTAAAGGTGCTGTCGATTGCTTCATTTGTATCGGAACGGTAAGTCGTAATCGTAAAGCTTGTATCATCAATGCTCACAATCGAATATGTCGGCACATCTTCCTGCCATCTTGCCGCGATATAGCTCTGCATACGCGGAACAAGGTCATAATACTTACTTCCGGATGCGCTGTTAGCAGTCATATACAGAATGCCTTCCGGATTCGTAACCGTTTCTTCATCCTTCGTCTCTTCCAGAACGGCTTCACTGTCCATGATGTCGTTCAGATAATTGAGATATGCCTGTTCAGCAGGGTCTTCCGTATCTTCCCCGATATTTCCCGGTGCAACAGTAATCGGCTCCGGTGTTTCTCCCATATCCAGGTCTTTTTCCAGCTGCTCATCAAATTCATCATCTGTATAAGTGATATCTTTTACTCCGTCTCCGGACAGAAGATAGGAACGGGAATACGCATGGTCATGTCCTGTCAGCACCACATCAATATCATATTCCTCAAAAAACGGAATCAGTGCATAGCGCAGATTTACAATTTCCGGTTCGTTAGAGTGCTCGGCAGAACCGTAGATATCCTGGTGCAGTGTAACAATTCTCCATGTACATTCCGGATTTGCCTCTACTGCCTCCTGGATAAGCAGCTCATGCTCCGCCACATTGGTATCCTGGGTATTTAACATAATAAACAGTGCATTCCCGTATGTAAACCAGTAGTCGCCTCCCACAATGCCATTGGAGCCTTTTTCACTCAGATTCGGAATATTAAAATGATACTGGTAGTTCGGGTTATCCGCATCGTGATTACCTACTGTCGTCGCTACCGGAAGAGAATCCATTGCCTCCGGACTCAGATAGCCTGCATACTCCATTTCACTGACAGTATAGTTTTCCACTTTTGATGCATTCGTCTGGATCTGGTCTCCGGCAGACAGTACAAAGCTGACCTTTCCTTCCGAAACCGCCAGCGCCTGGTTCAGCGTATTTGCCCAGTTGAAGCTGTCGCTCTGAACGGATTCGTACTGCGCCTGCTTAAAGCTGTCCTTCTGGATATCCTCCGGTTCTTTTGCTTTTTCCTCATTGGAAGAACCAATCTGCGGGTCACCTACAAACACAAAGGAAAACGCATCGCCATTTCCGGTCGTAAAGGATTCTGTCTCCTTTCCTTCCGCCTGATAATAATATGTGGTATCTGCCGCAAGCCCCTGCAGTGTTACCTTATTGCTGTTGTAGCCTTCCTGCGCCGCAGACTGTACCACCTCTGCCTCAATCTTATCACTCAGATCCTCTGTTGTCCCGTAAACAAAGGACGGCACCCCATCTTCTGTTCTGGAATACCACGCAAAATTCATTTCTGTCTCATCAGAACCCGGTGACATGGAAAGCTGCGTCCAGTCCTGGCTCAGTGTCTCCCAGACACCTTTCCATTCATCATACGCGCCATCCGCCGCTGCTGCCGTATCCTCCGCCTTTGTGCTTCCGTCCGGAGCCACTTCTGCAGATGTCGGTACTCCCGCCAGACATACCATTGCCGCCGACATTGCCACAGCCATTGTTCTGTTAAAATTTTTCCGCTTTTTCATTACTTTCCCTCCAAAATTCAATTTTCCCCGGCACCCTGTATTCAAATTGCGCCGCATTCCGGCACCGGATTATTCCGTACCGGACACGGTTACTATACAGCAGCCCCGTAAATGCCTCTTGAAGAATATGTAAAATTAAAGAAAAAAACCGGAAAACTTTTTACTGCCTTACACACAAAACCGTTTCTCCCGCATAGTCACTCAGCCCCTGCAGAGACAGCCCCGCCGCCTGGCAATACGACAGATACTGTATCAGCGCCCGGCTGATTTCCTCACCGGGAACAATCAGCGGAATACCAGGCGGATATAAATAAATATACTCCGCACTGATTCTGCCCACACTGTCCGCCAATGGCATACGTTCCTGCCCGCAGGCATCTGCTTCCGCAATCGTCATTATCTGACGGCAGCGCGGGACCGCCGTCTTTTCCCCACAGGCATTTGCTGCATTTTCTTCGAAAACCTCACTTCCATCCAGCTCACGCAGCGCCGCCGCCAGCCGGTCAAATCCCTCCTGTGTATCGGCAAGTGAGGTCAGCGCAATAGCATAGCCGCCCGCTTCCATTTCCAGTTCCAGATGAAAGCGTTCCCTGAGCTGTCCGCTTAACCATTTTCCGCTTTTTCCCTCCGCCCAGAGCACCAGCTTGGATGGGTCCTGCACTGGAAATCTGTTTTTTTCTGATAAACTGCCGCCATTTTTTTCAGATTTCTTCCCATCAGTCTCTGAAAACGCCGCAGAAGCACGTTTTCCGGGCGCTCTGTATAAATGAATATGCCTAAGCTGCTCCGTTTCCAATGCAAACTTTTCCAGTCTGCGGGCATAATCCGCAAACAAGGTATCCGCTTCCTTTTCAAGCAGACTGATACATGCATCCATGCTTGCCATAAGAACATAGGAAGGGCTGCTCGTCTGGTATATGCCAAGGTATTTTTTCACCCGCCCGCTTTCCACCAGCGCTCCATTTCTGTGCAGCAATGCGGTCTGTGTCATGGACGGAAGCGTCTTATGCAGACTGTGTATTACAATGTCTGCCCCCAGTTTAACCGAATTTTCCGGAAAATACGGATGGAAGCCAAAATGCGCGCCGTGCGCCTCGTCAACAATCAGCGGGATACCAAAAGAATGTGTGACCTCTGCAATACGCTGCACATCCGATACAATTCCTTCATACGTCGGTGAGGTAATAAATACCGCCTGGATGTCCCTGTCCTGCTCCAGCGCCCGGCACACATCCTCCGGACAGATGCTGCCACCGGACACCGGAGAGCGTCTCCCCGGCTTTCTGTCCGCCATGCCGATTGCGGACTCCGGAAATTCCCGTTCTGCCTCTCCGGCATCATGCGGATAAAGATAAAGCGTGCGCAACCCGCGAAGCTCCGCCGCATGATATGCCGCTTTATGACAGTTCCGCGCCATCAATATGGTCCCGCCATAAGTCGTGCAGGCGGAAATTGCCGCAAGAATCCCCGCTGTGCTGCCATTCACCAGATAAAAGGTCTCCCCGCTGCCATACAGCCTCGCCACCCGCTGCTGCGCTTCTTTCAGAATCCCCTCCGCGTGATGCAGATTATCAAAACCTTCTATCTCCGTAATATCAATGTCCAGTATCTCCTCCGGCATCCCAAGCCTGCGCTTATGCCCCGGCATGTGAAAGGGATACGCATCGGAACTCCCATATTCTTTTAATTTTTCATAAAGTCTTTCCATTTTTTCATACTCCTCCGGCGTCACACCGGTCCCCTTCAGAATCGTCTCCAGCACAGGCTGTCATTTCCTTCTCTGAGAAGCTTGAAATGTTCCACCATCATACCATGTTATTTCTATTTTGTCAATATTTTATTTATATCTTTTAAAAACATTTCATATTGTATATAGCTTTTATGAATTATACCAGACGAAGCCATCCGTCAACATCACTCTTGCCGTGAAACTGCAACTATGCTAAACTGTCCGTGGACGGGAAAATAATGTAACATTGCCGCCAGATCCTGGCACCCGTCTGCAAATTACGGCAAATATTAAGAGGAGAGACTTTATTATGAAATTACTGATTATCCGTCATGGAGACCCGGATTACGAACACGATACCCTGACAGAGCGCGGCTGGGAGGAAGCAAAAATTCTTGCCACACGCCTTGCCCCAATGGATATTAAAGATATCTATGTTTCTATTCTCGGCAGAGCGCGCGATACCGCTTCCTGCACTTTAAAGGCAATGAACCGCACAGCTACAGCAATATGTGACTGGATGCAGGAATTTCCGGCAATTCCGGAATTTAAGGAAGGAAATCCGCTCCTTTCTGCGTATCCGGACATCCGCCAGCGTGAGGACGGAGTCCTCCGTCCCCCGGTTATATGGGACATTCTGCCCTCCTACTGGACACAGCACGAAGAATACTATCACAAAAACAACTGGAGACAAAGTGAAATCTGTGCTCACAGTAATATGGAACAATGCTACGATTATGTCACAAAGAGTTTTGATGCACTGCTTGCGGAGCACGGCTATGAGCGCTGCGGCAATTTGTACCATGTCACACATGCAAATACCGACACGCTGGCATTTTTCTGCCACTTTGGTCTGGAATGCGTCCTGCTCTCCCACCTGCTGGGGATTTCTCCGTTCCCGCTCTGGCACGGGACAGCCTTTGCACCGACCAGCGTAAGTACCATTTATACAGAAGAGCGCCAGAAGGGCATTGCTTCCTTCCGCGCAGCGCAGCTCGGCGATATCTCCCACCTTTATAAGGCAGGCATGGAGCCTTCATTCTCTGCCCGTTTTTGTGAGACATACGACGACCAGTCGCAGCGCCACTAAAAAACATCCACCGGACGTTTTTGTCGTATGCATGGCAACTAAATCCGGTACGCGATTTCATGTCTGGCTGCGCATCCTGTTGCACGGATCATGTCCTGCTACATGGTCCGTGTCCTGCTGCCTGGTCCGTGTCCTGCCGCCTGGTCCACGCCCTGCTGCATGGTCCGTATCCTGCCGCCTGGTCCGTATCCTGCCGCCTGGTCCGTATCCTGCCGCCTGGTTCACGCCCTGCTGCCTGGTCCGTGTCCTGCCGCCTGGTCCACGCCCTGCTGCATGGTCCGCGTCCCGCTGCGCCGCCTCGTCCAGCGTGTTGTGCCATTATAATACGACGCGCAGCAGACATTTTCTTATTTTTCAGAGGTTTTGCATTATGTTTAAAACTAATAAAAAAGATACCTTTTACAGACAGATTTTTCATCTTACACTGCCGATTGTTCTCCAGAACCTTCTGAGCGCCGCCGTCAGCTCTGCTGATGTGGTGATGCTCAACAGCGTCGGGCAGTCCGCTATCTCAGCCGTCTCGCTGGCATCCCAGTATACCAGCGTATTTTTTATGATTCTGTATGGCCTCGGCACTGGAGTTACCATGCTGAGCGCCCAGTACTGGGGCAAAAAAGATATTCATGCCATTGAATTGATTCAGGGAATCGCACTCCGCTTTGCCATTGCGATTGCGGCGCTTTTTGCTGTCTGTGCACTGACGATTCCGCGGCAGATGATGACACTTTTTACAAATGATGCCGAGCTGATTACGCTTGGCACCTCGTACCTGCGCATTGTCAGCTTCAGCTATTTATTCTGGTGCTTTTGTGAGGTTTACCTTGCTTCGCTGCGCAGCGTAGAGCGGGTAACCATCAGCACGGCACTGAATGCACTGGCGCTCGGTCTGAATGTCTGCCTGAACGCCGTATTTATTTTTGGTCTCTTCGGCGCGCCGGAGCTTGGCGTTGCCGGAGTCGCGCTTGCAACCAGTATCGCACGCGGTGTCGAGCTTCTCTGCTGTCTGATTGTCTCAAAAACATCAGGAGACGTCCGGCTGCGCTTTTCTTACATATTTGTGCGCAACAAAGTGCTGTTTCATGATTTTGTGCATCTTTCCCTGCCAGCCCTCGGAAACGATCTGGTCTGGAGCGTCGCTTTTTCCATGTACTCCGTTATTCTCGGACACCTCGGAAGCGACATGGTAGCCGCCAACTCTATCGTTGTAGTTGTCCGTAACTTTGCTACCGTCTTCTGCTACGGGCTTGCCAGCGTTTCCACCATCTGGCTCGGCAGACAAATCGGAGAAGGAAATATGGAAGCGGCAAAAAAAGACGCCAGCCGCCTTGTCCGGCTGTCTGTCTTTGCCGGAATCCTTGGCGGCATCTTTGTCCTGGTTGCATCGCCGTTTGTGCTGAAATACGCTTCGCTCACAGAACAGGCAATGCATTACTTAAAGTATATGTTGCTTATGAATACCTATTATATTACGGGCACCGCTTTAAATACCACTCTGATTGCCGGTGTCTTCCGTGCCGGCGGAGACAGCCGCTTCGGATTTATCTGTGATGCGATTGATATGTGGGTATATGCGGTTCCACTCGGTTTTATTTCTGCATTTGTGCTGAAGCTGCCGCATCTTGTAGTATATTTCCTGCTCTGTACAGATGAATTTGTAAAATGGCCCTGGGTCATCCGGCACTACCGCAGCTATAAATGGCTGCACAATGTCACAAAAAAATACGAGTAAAACCCAGACGTCCCAAACATAAATAAGAGTACATCCTGCCGCAGATAAACCGGTAAGATGTACTCTTATTGTTTTTCCATTTTTGTTCTGATTCTTTTTCAGCCTGTTCCCCAGGTTATATTTCTGATTGTATTTCTGATTGTATTTCTGTTTGTTTTTCTGTTTGTGTTTCTATTTGTGTTTCCGCTGTCTCTGTTGTTTCCTTCCCTTTTTCTTTCCGTCCCGCCAGCACCAGTCCGCTTGTCAGCGCGGTAAACGGCGCAACCGTTACCAATCCAAAACTGCCGACCAGCGTATCCAGAATTTCCGATGAAATATACTTATAATTTAAGATGTTATCCAGCGGCGTTCCCTGTGCCATAAATACCATCAGAAGCGCAATACTGCCGCCGGAATATGCAAGCAGCAGCGTGGTCGTCATAGTTCCCATCGCAGCTCTGCCAACAGTCATACCAGAGAGAATCGCCTCTTTTTTGCTGATATCCGGCTTTTTCAGAACAACCTCCTGCACTGCGCTGGTAATATCGACCGCCAGGTCCATCACCGCGCCGGATGCCCCGATAAAAATGCTCGCCATAAAAATCTGCGTCAGATTCAGATGCTCGTATCCGCTGTAAATCAAGCTCTCCGAGTTACTCATGATTGCTCCGTGAATGCGAAATGCATTGGTAAAAACAATACCGAGCACGCAGGTTGTCAGGATTCCCAGGAACGAACCCGACACTGCCGCAAAGGAGCGACGGTCAAATCCATATACCAGCGTGATTATCATGATTGTCAGAAACAATATGATGCCCAGTCCAAGAAGCACCGGATTCAGACCATTTAAATATGCGGGAACCAGTATTTTCCATATCGTCAGCACCGTTAAAACAAAGGAAAGAATCGCCCGGATACCGCTCACTCCGGCAAATACAAAAAGTAACAATACAAAGCACCCTGCCAGAATTGCCTCTTTATCAATGCGGTAATGGTCAATCAGATTAACAGAGAGAATTTCTTCTCCCTTATGGCTGATTACTACCAGGACACGGTCGCCCGGCACAAAAATTTTATCCGTCTGCAGGGAACCGGTCAGCATATTGACACCCTCCGCCTCCTGCCCTTTAAAC
This is a stretch of genomic DNA from Marvinbryantia formatexigens DSM 14469. It encodes these proteins:
- a CDS encoding histidine phosphatase family protein; the protein is MKLLIIRHGDPDYEHDTLTERGWEEAKILATRLAPMDIKDIYVSILGRARDTASCTLKAMNRTATAICDWMQEFPAIPEFKEGNPLLSAYPDIRQREDGVLRPPVIWDILPSYWTQHEEYYHKNNWRQSEICAHSNMEQCYDYVTKSFDALLAEHGYERCGNLYHVTHANTDTLAFFCHFGLECVLLSHLLGISPFPLWHGTAFAPTSVSTIYTEERQKGIASFRAAQLGDISHLYKAGMEPSFSARFCETYDDQSQRH
- a CDS encoding aminotransferase class I/II-fold pyridoxal phosphate-dependent enzyme; its protein translation is MLETILKGTGVTPEEYEKMERLYEKLKEYGSSDAYPFHMPGHKRRLGMPEEILDIDITEIEGFDNLHHAEGILKEAQQRVARLYGSGETFYLVNGSTAGILAAISACTTYGGTILMARNCHKAAYHAAELRGLRTLYLYPHDAGEAEREFPESAIGMADRKPGRRSPVSGGSICPEDVCRALEQDRDIQAVFITSPTYEGIVSDVQRIAEVTHSFGIPLIVDEAHGAHFGFHPYFPENSVKLGADIVIHSLHKTLPSMTQTALLHRNGALVESGRVKKYLGIYQTSSPSYVLMASMDACISLLEKEADTLFADYARRLEKFALETEQLRHIHLYRAPGKRASAAFSETDGKKSEKNGGSLSEKNRFPVQDPSKLVLWAEGKSGKWLSGQLRERFHLELEMEAGGYAIALTSLADTQEGFDRLAAALRELDGSEVFEENAANACGEKTAVPRCRQIMTIAEADACGQERMPLADSVGRISAEYIYLYPPGIPLIVPGEEISRALIQYLSYCQAAGLSLQGLSDYAGETVLCVRQ
- a CDS encoding YibE/F family protein, which gives rise to MKRYTRQLIVSIFILLFAVLLYQLNQIERTELMDNEGRSFVKAQVTEIVRDNLTESGSRVGQQIVKLRIRSGIHKGEVLEASSTASYLYGADCTVGLKVIAILSESGNHISASVYNYDRGNILYGIVFFFLIVLWLLGGRKGFRSALGLIFTFVCIVFLFLPLVYRGWSPIVCAALVVILTTVVVMYLIDGMTTKTVCAILGTVGGVAVSAAFAWIFGKISHISGWNVSDVENLDYIGMMTDVRVGELMFAGILISALGAVMDVAMSVASTINEIHEKNPALGRRELFLSGIHVGRDMMGTMSNTLILAFTGGSLNTLIYIYCYNYNYYQVLNMYDIGIEIIQGIAATLGVILTVPFVAFISAWLLVRHM
- a CDS encoding MATE family efflux transporter, with the translated sequence MFKTNKKDTFYRQIFHLTLPIVLQNLLSAAVSSADVVMLNSVGQSAISAVSLASQYTSVFFMILYGLGTGVTMLSAQYWGKKDIHAIELIQGIALRFAIAIAALFAVCALTIPRQMMTLFTNDAELITLGTSYLRIVSFSYLFWCFCEVYLASLRSVERVTISTALNALALGLNVCLNAVFIFGLFGAPELGVAGVALATSIARGVELLCCLIVSKTSGDVRLRFSYIFVRNKVLFHDFVHLSLPALGNDLVWSVAFSMYSVILGHLGSDMVAANSIVVVVRNFATVFCYGLASVSTIWLGRQIGEGNMEAAKKDASRLVRLSVFAGILGGIFVLVASPFVLKYASLTEQAMHYLKYMLLMNTYYITGTALNTTLIAGVFRAGGDSRFGFICDAIDMWVYAVPLGFISAFVLKLPHLVVYFLLCTDEFVKWPWVIRHYRSYKWLHNVTKKYE
- a CDS encoding YibE/F family protein, with translation MKLFSKKKKGISYQLPVVFSLLLIAVLLFLPTGYEDAVIYKGTERCSAEVVSVDDSKIISTGLIKSGEQSCVVRFEGGMFKGQEAEGVNMLTGSLQTDKIFVPGDRVLVVISHKGEEILSVNLIDHYRIDKEAILAGCFVLLLFVFAGVSGIRAILSFVLTVLTIWKILVPAYLNGLNPVLLGLGIILFLTIMIITLVYGFDRRSFAAVSGSFLGILTTCVLGIVFTNAFRIHGAIMSNSESLIYSGYEHLNLTQIFMASIFIGASGAVMDLAVDITSAVQEVVLKKPDISKKEAILSGMTVGRAAMGTMTTTLLLAYSGGSIALLMVFMAQGTPLDNILNYKYISSEILDTLVGSFGLVTVAPFTALTSGLVLAGRKEKGKETTETAETQIETQTEKQTEIQSEIQSEI
- a CDS encoding purple acid phosphatase family protein codes for the protein MKKRKNFNRTMAVAMSAAMVCLAGVPTSAEVAPDGSTKAEDTAAAADGAYDEWKGVWETLSQDWTQLSMSPGSDETEMNFAWYSRTEDGVPSFVYGTTEDLSDKIEAEVVQSAAQEGYNSNKVTLQGLAADTTYYYQAEGKETESFTTGNGDAFSFVFVGDPQIGSSNEEKAKEPEDIQKDSFKQAQYESVQSDSFNWANTLNQALAVSEGKVSFVLSAGDQIQTNASKVENYTVSEMEYAGYLSPEAMDSLPVATTVGNHDADNPNYQYHFNIPNLSEKGSNGIVGGDYWFTYGNALFIMLNTQDTNVAEHELLIQEAVEANPECTWRIVTLHQDIYGSAEHSNEPEIVNLRYALIPFFEEYDIDVVLTGHDHAYSRSYLLSGDGVKDITYTDDEFDEQLEKDLDMGETPEPITVAPGNIGEDTEDPAEQAYLNYLNDIMDSEAVLEETKDEETVTNPEGILYMTANSASGSKYYDLVPRMQSYIAARWQEDVPTYSIVSIDDTSFTITTYRSDTNEAIDSTFTITKGV